The proteins below are encoded in one region of Nilaparvata lugens isolate BPH chromosome X, ASM1435652v1, whole genome shotgun sequence:
- the LOC111062838 gene encoding Krueppel-like factor 9, with the protein MTEIMSDMWLDLESFLLGQPTPPQASPVNICGSGTVPVYTSVLNKEDNSQQFNQGEEYIDLDMLINYAAEQHTSSIQPPGPQQQLLQQNVKGQNPPLTNNDQAFLGQGYATQEVMSDRPKSPSTVTYNALMTVVPNAQGSNPVTNFPSNCPPCEPTKSELAPTPDKDFDKELFLKAEHGSGTVMYNAIMTVFSTKIDNHNGHPIGLSPPASPDSGVEPETAAMQSDFMSAPIVKMMTPPSSPHNNQSLPTIVARSRRERKIYSRKKHTTHSCFHPGCGKTYTKSSHLKAHLRTHTGEKPYQCGWKGCGWKFARSDELTRHYRKHTGDRPFRCRLCDRAFSRSDHLSLHMKRHVTI; encoded by the coding sequence ATGTGGTTGGATTTGGAGAGTTTTCTTCTGGGACAACCGACGCCACCACAAGCCTCGCCTGTGAACATATGCGGCTCAGGAACAGTACCAGTCTACACAAGTGTTCTCAACAAAGAAGATAACTCTCAGCAGTTCAATCAGGGTGAAGAGTACATCGATCTTGATATGTTGATCAACTATGCAGCTGAACAACATACAAGCTCAATCCAACCTCCAGGACCCCAACAACAGCTACTTCAGCAGAATGTCAAAGGGCAGAATCCACCTCTGACAAATAATGACCAAGCATTCCTTGGACAAGGATATGCCACACAGGAGGTGATGAGTGACAGGCCTAAGTCACCTAGCACTGTTACTTACAATGCATTGATGACAGTGGTTCCCAATGCTCAGGGCTCAAACCCAGTCACCAACTTCCCTAGCAACTGCCCACCATGTGAACCTACTAAAAGTGAGTTAGCTCCAACACCTGACAAAGATTTCGACAAGGAGCTGTTCTTGAAGGCTGAACATGGATCTGGCACTGTCATGTACAATGCCATAATGACTGTATTCTCAACCAAAATCGACAACCACAATGGCCACCCTATAGGCTTATCACCACCTGCTAGTCCTGACTCTGGAGTCGAACCTGAAACAGCAGCAATGCAATCAGATTTCATGTCAGCACCCATAGTCAAAATGAtgactcctccttcttcaccacaCAATAACCAGAGCCTTCCAACCATTGTTGCCCGCTCCCGGCGCGAACGGAAGATCTACTCTCGCAAAAAACACACCACACACTCCTGCTTTCACCCTGGATGTGGCAAAACATATACCAAGTCGTCTCACCTGAAGGCGCACCTGCGGACGCACACCGGAGAGAAGCCATACCAGTGTGGCTGGAAGGGGTGCGGCTGGAAGTTCGCCCGTTCCGACGAGTTGACCCGCCACTACCGCAAGCACACCGGCGATCGCCCCTTTCGCTGCCGGCTCTGCGATCGCGCCTTCTCACGCTCCGATCATCTCTCTCTACACATGAAGCGACATGTTACCATCTAG